The proteins below are encoded in one region of Juglans microcarpa x Juglans regia isolate MS1-56 chromosome 4D, Jm3101_v1.0, whole genome shotgun sequence:
- the LOC121259811 gene encoding uncharacterized protein LOC121259811 gives MAVSFTRFSWRLWSGKEKEPVSNGSSLNSSFEWGFGLREPETLKFPSVKGTKITGPHRKVKRKWQSREQRRIDREFDAEVVPSDGVCLSGSESDDPDWSIGWFEPHGPGFESDDGLAVLVPSYRPGCKKVMEGSNNHLFSAIKNLSHEFSPEGMAKLLSSLQNFEI, from the exons ATGGCTGTCTCTTTCACTCGTTTTTCGTGGCGGTTATGGTCCGGGAAAGAGAAAGAGCCCGTCTCAAATGGGTCTTCCCTGAATTCTTCATTTGAATGGGGGTTTGGTCTGAGGGAACCTGAGACCTTAAAGTTTCCTTCTGTGAAGGGGACCAAGATAACCGGCCCTCATAGGAAGGTTAAGAGGAAATGGCAGAGTAGGGAACAGAGAAGAATTGACAGGGAGTTTGACGCGGAGGTGGTGCCATCTGATGGTGTCTGTCTGTCAGGATCTGAATCCGATGACCCAGACTGGTCCATCGGATGGTTTGAGCCTCATGGACCTGGTTTTGAGAGTGATGATGGTTTAGCCGTGCTGGTTCCAAGCTATAGACCGGGTTGCAAGAAGGTAATGGAGGGCTCAAATAACCATCTTTTCAGTGCCATCAAGAACCTCTCACATGAGTTTTCTCCTG AGGGCATGGCAAAGTTGCTTTCTTCTCTTCAGAACTTTGAGATCTAG